A stretch of DNA from Candidatus Bathyarchaeota archaeon:
GGTGGTGTGATTTCGGATAATGTTGCATGGGATAAGGGTGGTGGTGTGCTTAACTATTTTATGTGGAGCACTTTTAACATGTCTGAAGGCGTGATTTCTAACAATAAAGCAGGTAATCTTGGTGGCGGTGTGTGCAGTGATTATGAGTTCAATATGAGTGGTGGTGTGATTTCTGGTAACACGGCAAATTATGGCGGCGGTGTCTATGTTGGAAACGGCAGTTTTAATTCGGCTGGAGGCAAATTTTCTGGCAACACAGCCAGTCAAAGTGGTAATGACGTATACTACCAAAAGTAACCTGCATAATCTGTATAGTTGATGTCCTCCGGTTTTGTAGAAACCTAAAATGCAAAAAAACAGTTCACTTTTGCTGGCATAAACCTGCGTTAGGCTAAAAAAAGTCATTACGCACCTACCTCCATAGGTATCTGTATACAACTGCTATTTGCAGCCTAATAGATTGGTAAACAAGTTTTTTACCGTTTTTTCTTTAAGTGGTTGTTCCGAAACAATAATTATAGTTTTAAACCACTGCTCTAAATGTAGAAGGCGCAAGTGGATGGAAGAAGACCGTCCCCGTTGCGAGAAATGCAGAAACTTTATCGACGATTGTAAATGTGTTTGCCCATACTGTGGTGAAACTGATGGGTGCACCTGCTGTATAGGCAACGACAAAGCAACAGGCGGATAACCGCTGGAAAAAGTTGGGGACGTAGATTTTCAGGGCCGTTCGCTTATTCCGATGATGCGTTATCCCGGAACTTTGACCGTGGTTGGGTATTTTGTTTGGTCGTGGTTGACTTCGCATTCTCGCCATTAAAGTTGGGGATGGAAGTATTTTAGAGGAAGAAACCAACAGAATAGTTACTGTTGAGGCTAAAAATAAATGACTGGAAGAACAACTGTTGATTCATCGGCTTTCGAGTATAAACTGGTCATCGTCATACGAACAGACATCAAAATGAGCAAAGGCAAAATTGCTGCTCAAGCGGGTCATGCTGCAGTTTCGGCGTCCGAGTATGCACGAAAAAACCGCCCTGAATGGTGGAATCCTTGGATAAATGAAGGGCAACGCAAAATTGCTGTAAAAGCAAGATCTGAAGAAGAAATCATTAATCTAGAACGTCAAGCCCGTAACGCCAAACTTCCAGTTGCATTGATTGTTGATCGGGGGTTAACTGAAATTCCACCGAATACTACTACATGTTTGGGAATAGGTCCTGGTCCCGCCAGTAAGGTGGACGCGATTACTGGAAAATTGAGTTTGCTTTGAGGAAAAAAGTTGCAGGTTCCACAGCTAGAACATGATTTGGGCATGGAAGTTTACGCCACTCAATCGGAGGGGATTGGGGGAAAAATCAAGCAACTGATAGATGATTTTGTTGTTGAAGAACTGTTAACAGATGGCACCCTAGCAGAAGTGAATCCACCCACAAAAGAATGGACCCCCACGGGTGAGGGACAAAATCTTATCTGTGTATTAGTTAAGCGAAGATGGGACACGTTTTTAGCAGTCAGAGAAGTGGCAGACCGCATGCACATTAACCAAAAAAGAGTTAGGTTTGCCGGAATCAAAGACACCAATGCCTTAACCGGTCAGCACATCAGTATACAGAACGTAACCCCAAACCATGTTTTAGGTCTGCAAATCAGGGACATTACAGTTTATCCTCGATTTTTTTCCCACCAAAGAATGTATTCTGAACTAATCAAAGGCAACAGGTTCCACATTACAATACGAGAAATTGACCAGCCAGTTTCAGTTATTGAAAAAACCACAACAAAAGTTACAAAACAAATAGAAAAAATGGGGGGAGTCCCTAACTTTTTTGGTCACCAACGCTTTGGAACTACTCGCCCAAACACGCACCTCATCGGCAAATACTTAACAAGAAATGAGCCAAAAAAAGCAGCCCTTGAGTTTCTTGCAACGCCTAGCATTCATGAACATGCTGAAGCCCGAGAAGCCCGACAACAGTTACAGGATACTATGAACTTTGAAGAAGCCCTAGAAAAGTTCCCCAGATTTTTGCGCTATGAACACTTTATGTTACGGTACTTAACAAAAAAGCCCACAGATTTTATTGGGGCATTCAGGGAATTGCCTCGGCGGCTTCGTAAACTGTTTGTTCAAGCCTTTCAGTCGTATCTGTTTAACAGATTTTTGAGCGAACGCATACGACAAGGCATCCCCCTTGATGATCCCCAGATGGGAGATTACGCGATTTGGCTTGACAAAAACGGCTTGCCAACAGATAAACATGAACAAGTGAACAAAATTAACATCAAACTCGTCACACAGTTCATGAAAGAAGATAAAATGGCACTCGCCATACCCTTGGTTGGTCCAAATCAGCCACCTTCAAAAGGGATGCAAGGTGAACTTGAACAAGTAATTTTGGAAGCCGAAGATGTTTCACGTGATTGTTTTAAGATTGCCTTAATGCCTGAAGCAACAGCTGAAGGAAAAGTTCGGGCTGTTTTGAATCCGGTTTGGAATTTGGTTTTAGAAGAAATTGCTGAAGACAAAGAAAACGAGGGAAAGCAGACGCTGAAACTTGCTTTTAATTTGAACAGAGGCAGCTACGCAACTGTAGTTTTGCGAGAATTCA
This window harbors:
- the truD gene encoding tRNA pseudouridine(13) synthase TruD: MQVPQLEHDLGMEVYATQSEGIGGKIKQLIDDFVVEELLTDGTLAEVNPPTKEWTPTGEGQNLICVLVKRRWDTFLAVREVADRMHINQKRVRFAGIKDTNALTGQHISIQNVTPNHVLGLQIRDITVYPRFFSHQRMYSELIKGNRFHITIREIDQPVSVIEKTTTKVTKQIEKMGGVPNFFGHQRFGTTRPNTHLIGKYLTRNEPKKAALEFLATPSIHEHAEAREARQQLQDTMNFEEALEKFPRFLRYEHFMLRYLTKKPTDFIGAFRELPRRLRKLFVQAFQSYLFNRFLSERIRQGIPLDDPQMGDYAIWLDKNGLPTDKHEQVNKINIKLVTQFMKEDKMALAIPLVGPNQPPSKGMQGELEQVILEAEDVSRDCFKIALMPEATAEGKVRAVLNPVWNLVLEEIAEDKENEGKQTLKLAFNLNRGSYATVVLREFMKPQDVISSGY
- a CDS encoding peptidyl-tRNA hydrolase, which produces MTGRTTVDSSAFEYKLVIVIRTDIKMSKGKIAAQAGHAAVSASEYARKNRPEWWNPWINEGQRKIAVKARSEEEIINLERQARNAKLPVALIVDRGLTEIPPNTTTCLGIGPGPASKVDAITGKLSLL